The genomic window gaTGGTACTTGGGCTTGTTTGGATCACGTGGAgttttgagttttgattaaaaatgagaTGCCCACAAACCCtttttaagaaaattcgaaTACATGCTTCAAATCCATCatagaagataaaaataataaattattttggaatttataaaaatagatagatATTATATACCATAGAGCAAGTATTCTtgattttatgaaattattttggaaactttttttccctttcatgAAAATTGCATTTCCTTATAatgtattataatatttttaaatttttttaatatatacaacAACAATGTCAACAAACCTACATTCTTTCGGTttcaattaagtttattttgaataaacggttcatttaaattttttttaaagcttttaatttaggttttttttattaatacaacaaatgcatatatatataatcaagagGTGCACATAATAATTCACTAGCGAACTctcacccgatggatataaaaattttataaaccaAGTTTTGCACAATTGAGCCAATACCATTGGACCAAAAAGTATGCAGATTTTTTTGATATCATATAACTAGATTAAATAATCATCaaattgttattataataaccaacttaacataaattatatttgaatgtAAATTGGTGTTTATTGTGATCTAATACCTAATTCAAACATCTCACATCATTCATCTTTCTACAAAAACCTGCCCTCATGAAGTCACCCTTTATTAGTCATAGAATTatcttacaaaaattaattgacTAAAAACATTACATTCAAaatatcatcatatatatatatatatattaaaattttataattataaaatcatcaaaagtAACAAATAGAATGAGTTTATTCATAACAACACACAATGctttcattaaatattaattaaataactccACAAATCAGGGACCTATACAACAAcccaaaacaaataaacaattagGGTGTATTTATTACTAATAAATCTATAACAACGAATGTcttcataaatattaataaaaatatctctaggatccacataaaaaaaacccaaaaacaaataaacaaagggGGTATATGTAAAATTctcagaaaataaataattattaaaattagaaaaattaataataatctcactttttcttttctttctctttcttgtctcacTGTCAAAAGCTCAACGAAAACACAAAGCTTTCAAAGCTCTACCCAAAAAAACTCGCAAACCGACATCCACTCTCACTCTCTCTGGTACTCCGACGAGCTTGGAAGACGACGATGAAGGGCTACGTCACCTTGACGGCGCCGCCGGCGAAGCGCAGGTGGAAGGGCgtggcggtggcggtggtgCTGGCGCTTGTTGTCTTCTCTATGCTCGTCACTCTGGCTTTCCTCCTTGGTCTTCATAACCGGCTTCCTTATGGTTCGCTTCTTTGATCCCTACCTGGATCTGGCATTGCTTTGATCTGCCCCGGATCTTGAGATTTGGGGCGGAGAGATCTgcatttcttgtttgttttttcttgtgtttatggGTTTTTGGTTGAGATCTCTGATTTTGGGTTGGGGTTTTGTGTAGGGTATGGGAGTGGAGATCGGGCGCCTTCGGTGAGGAATTGTTTGGATTTGCTGTGATTGTGGGTGAGCATTTTGTGCCTTTTTTATGCTTATTTGTGCAGGAGTCGGGATTTCGGAGTTTTGATCATTTGGATGTTGTTGGGGGTGAAGAGCAGCAGATTTCTGAGGTTTGGGTTGCGTGTGTTTTCTAGTAGTTTGATttctatgttctctttttgtttttttcttgaaaattggTTTTTGAACTAATGCATTTGATTGCTTGAAGCttctgatgtttttttttatgtgttaaaTGATGCCATTTTGTGCTATGGTCATCCGCAGGGTGAAGAAGCGAGGATTACTAATCTGGTGGAAAGATTTGGACATGCGCTggtaaaaatttaagttttgatttggtttttgtttttggtgaagTAAATGCTTGTGTTTGTTAAAGAGAAAGCAGTAATTTTTGTTGGACTTGTTCAAATTTGTTTGGTTGTTGAGCTTAGATAAGTTCTTTTTTTGTATACTGTTTCTGGAAGCTTGGATTATATGTTTTTGTTACTACTTAATGTGGCAAGACTCTTGATTTGATACTTTGCTACTACAactatgagattttttttaagcatCTTGTAGATAAATAGTTTTTGCTTAGTTTTCTCTTTAAAATGAGGCAATGATTGATCGCCAGGCTTTGGCAGAGATATCAATTTTTTGGCATTACTTTTAATGCATTGACagaagccttttttttttttggctttaaATACAGGTTGTGGCTTTTGTTCTGTTAGTTTATTAAACCGAACTTTTGGTGCTTTGGCTaaagtttattttgtttgtgcGCCACTTCCATGAGAGTTGTTAATTACTATCAATGGTTACAATTTTCTTGTAATGTGTTTTTcccattttccaatttttttttatctttactGACGAATAAACTGAATGTAATATTTAAGAATGATTACTCAAAGGGGACGCACTAAATAATGTCTCTCAGGATGTCACTGAGGACCTAACAACACAACCTGAGGCCACCCCCAAGAGTGCTGCAAAGGATACAGTCTCCTACTCCAAAGGTGCATGAGATGTCAAATTCTTGGTCTTTACACTTGAATTGCTCATAAAAGTAGTTGTCTTTTATGATATTGAATCTCTTAATTCCTTTTTGTTGTATACAGATTTGCCCCCTCCACAAGTAGAACCAAAGAAACAACCATCAAAAAAGGTCGGGGTAAGATTACTTGTGTGCATTTGCCAATGCTGTTTATCAAGTGaggctttttttatatatattattagttttttgcatattgtgaaattgtttaattgcatatataccatTACCAAATATGACATTCGTGCTATTACAAAGTTATAAACTTATATGTTGGCATCTATGCACTGTAAGATCGATCCTAAAAAGAAAGTGATTGTAGGGCATGTGTCAATCAGCATTAGTTTTACAGGGGCATGCGCTCAATTACATATTTTAGAAGGGTACTGCTAAATTCTACATAaaggacaattttttttttattgttttacttttatatcCATTTATCTTTCTGCTTGATTCAACCAAGTGACTCAAAAATTAGTTGAATGATGAAGTTGCTTACAAAGATTGGGATGCCATGGTGTTAGCTTTTAGTCTTTTGTGGGTCTCAATTCTTGACAAACAAGTCAATAACTTTGTTGGTGATTATTCTTCATTTCTTGCGTTATTACCTTCTGAATATCATTCTTTGTTTATCTGCCAGAATAATGAAGTCAGTAAAAAGAATTCTGCCCAAGGTTCAAGCAGAGATGAAACTGGTAAACCTTGTCAGGTTGAATTCGGTAGCTACTGCCTTTGGTCTTCAGAACATAAAGAAGTTATGAAGGATACCACAGTGAAGAGGGTCAAAGATCAGCTTTTTGTCGCTAGAGCTTACTATCCAAGTGTCGCAAAACTCAAGCATCAGGAGAAGCTGTCTCgtgaaatgaaacaaaacatTCAAGAACATGAACGGATGCTTAGTGAAGCAATTTCAGATGCAGATCTTCCACCACTGTAAGATATTACATGAACCATTTGGATCCTCTTTCCTTCTTGCCTTTACAGTTGTTTTATGACCTTTACAAAAGTCTAGTATAAGCCTAATAGTGGGTTTGCCACCTTGACACCTTTAGCCATCTTGTGATTGGCTTGGACTAAGATTGGTAACCACCCTTCTTATACTATAGGTCTTCCTGAGCTCCCAGTGTGGGTTTATGTTCTCTGAAACAGATTCATTCTTCCTTTTATTTTCTGAAGTTGCCCCATTCTTGTAATGCTGCAAGTTAAATTTTAGTGTGacaatttttgttaaaataaagtaaattaagAAAGGATTTATTGAGGCAAGAGATCGGGACTCGTGGTCCCTGAAAATTCATATGACAGTTGAGTATTTTCTAGGGATCATTCATAACCTCTGAGTTATCTGCAAGATTACATAGCATATTTTTAGATCATTATCTGCTTAAAAGAAAGTAACCCTATATTTAAACCTTGTTGGAGTAATTGGGGGGATGGCTATCTGACTAGGATCGTATGTCTAAAAATTGACATTGAAACTCCTGGATTTGGTGGTGATTGTGTTAGAATTTGTTTTGTTCTCCTGAAAGCGGTGCTTGTTGCTCCAGACATTTAGATTATGAAGAAAATACCTATTTTTATAGTGGGCATACTTGCGTATCACTTCCATATATGATATGAGGCTGCATGTTAGTTGCTTGGACCACCTTTTGAAACAATTGGAAAATTTCTTATATTTGTTTGATGACCATTCATCTAGAATGATATAAAGGTCCAGTCGGCCCTTTTTCATCCGTTTTGTGACTGCTCATCTAGGATGATGTCAATGTCCAGTCAGCTACTTTTCATATTTGTTCATCAGATATTGTATTCACGCAAGGGTCTGACAAAGCTGACGTGACTTCCaaataacttatgtttttaatGCTATGATAGTATACacttaaatgttaaaaaaaagggggaaaaaaactAATGGATGAAATTGAATACAGTTTGATTTTGGTTAATTTTAAATTGCTGTATAGGAGAGCATTACAATTTTGATttgcattgttttgttttgtcttgCAATTGTTGGCGAAACTTTAATGTCCATAAGATCTTGATAATCTTCTACATGAGATTCAAgagatatattttaatttctctttgttGCAGTTGAGATCTTAGATTAGTTGGATTGCATGTACAAACTTTATGTTAATATTTAAGAACTTATTgcttttttatgatattttcatAATCCTTTTTTTGTGACATTGTCTCTTGCTCTCTCTTGTGCACaaaatatctatttattttgatttttcaggATGTGTACTATCATACTATAAATTTCTTGATTGATAGTCAGGAAAAGATAAGTAGGTGATTTTTCAACCTTTTTGTCCATGTAATCAAAATATTTGTAGCGGGACTTCTTGGGTTGGAATTTCATGGCAGGTCACATGCTGTATGAATTTTTTGGTTTGAATCTTTTGAAGCCTATGGCTGAATTCAAGCACAGTTTTTATGATACATTTCTTTGACAAGGGATATTAATggcatcttttcttttcagtgtTGAAAAGAGGATACAGAAGATGGACCAAACGATTGCAAAAGCCAAAGCTTCTGTTTCAGACTGTAATAATGTAGACAAGAAATTTAGACAAATACTTGATTTGACTGAGGATGAAGCTCATTTCCATATGAAGCAGAGTGCATTCTTATATCATCTTGGCATACATACCATGCCTAAAAGTCTCCACTGCTTATCAATGAGATTAACTGTTGAATATTTCAAATCACCATCATTAGATAGAGAACAGTCACATGGCCAGAAATTTGAAAACCCAAATCTCCATCACTATGTGATATTTTCTAAAAACGTACTTGCGGTATCTGTTGCTATCAATTCGACGGTGATGAACTCTGCGGTATGCTATTCCCTTTAAATTCTGTGTGCTATAAATTATATCATGTCTCTTTAGTAATTTTGACTTGTATCTGTTTTATGCAGGAAAGCAGcaatattgtttttcatattgttACTGATAGGCAGAATTTCTTTGCTTTGAAATTATGGTGTGCCAGAAACTCATTTAAGAAAGCTTCtgttcatattattaatattgagGATCTGGACCTAGAACAGCCAATTGAATTGGATTCTGAGGAATTTCGTGTCTCAATTCATGCCAGTGATCAACCGTCTTCTCTGCAGATGAAGACTGAATACATGTCAGTATTTAGCCCAGCTCACTTTCTTCTCCCAAGaatattcaagaatttgaagagGGTGGTGGTTTTggatgatgatgtggtagtCCAGCGGGACTTATCACCCTTATGGAAGCTTGACATGGAAGGAAAAGTGAATGGTGCTGTGCAGTTTTGCAGGGTGAGATTGGGTCATTTGAAATCATATTTGacaaatcaaaattatgagagCAGTACATGTGCTTGGGTGTCTGGGCTAAATGTAGTCAACTTGGAAAAGTGGAGAGAGCTTGATGTCACTGGAACT from Dioscorea cayenensis subsp. rotundata cultivar TDr96_F1 chromosome 9, TDr96_F1_v2_PseudoChromosome.rev07_lg8_w22 25.fasta, whole genome shotgun sequence includes these protein-coding regions:
- the LOC120269116 gene encoding probable galacturonosyltransferase 7 isoform X1, producing MKGYVTLTAPPAKRRWKGVAVAVVLALVVFSMLVTLAFLLGLHNRLPYGYGSGDRAPSESGFRSFDHLDVVGGEEQQISEGEEARITNLVERFGHALDVTEDLTTQPEATPKSAAKDTVSYSKDLPPPQVEPKKQPSKKVGNNEVSKKNSAQGSSRDETGKPCQVEFGSYCLWSSEHKEVMKDTTVKRVKDQLFVARAYYPSVAKLKHQEKLSREMKQNIQEHERMLSEAISDADLPPLVEKRIQKMDQTIAKAKASVSDCNNVDKKFRQILDLTEDEAHFHMKQSAFLYHLGIHTMPKSLHCLSMRLTVEYFKSPSLDREQSHGQKFENPNLHHYVIFSKNVLAVSVAINSTVMNSAESSNIVFHIVTDRQNFFALKLWCARNSFKKASVHIINIEDLDLEQPIELDSEEFRVSIHASDQPSSLQMKTEYMSVFSPAHFLLPRIFKNLKRVVVLDDDVVVQRDLSPLWKLDMEGKVNGAVQFCRVRLGHLKSYLTNQNYESSTCAWVSGLNVVNLEKWRELDVTGTYQQLLKKMKSTSSDSGRTAALPASLLAFQGLIYGLDDSWVLSGLGHDYTLTRDSIKHAGVLHYNGNMKPWLELGIPKYKKNWKNFLTKDERFMDQCNVNP
- the LOC120269116 gene encoding probable galacturonosyltransferase 7 isoform X2, translated to MKGYVTLTAPPAKRRWKGVAVAVVLALVVFSMLVTLAFLLGLHNRLPYGYGSGDRAPSESGFRSFDHLDVVGGEEQQISEGEEARITNLVERFGHALDVTEDLTTQPEATPKSAAKDTVSYSKDLPPPQVEPKKQPSKKNNEVSKKNSAQGSSRDETGKPCQVEFGSYCLWSSEHKEVMKDTTVKRVKDQLFVARAYYPSVAKLKHQEKLSREMKQNIQEHERMLSEAISDADLPPLVEKRIQKMDQTIAKAKASVSDCNNVDKKFRQILDLTEDEAHFHMKQSAFLYHLGIHTMPKSLHCLSMRLTVEYFKSPSLDREQSHGQKFENPNLHHYVIFSKNVLAVSVAINSTVMNSAESSNIVFHIVTDRQNFFALKLWCARNSFKKASVHIINIEDLDLEQPIELDSEEFRVSIHASDQPSSLQMKTEYMSVFSPAHFLLPRIFKNLKRVVVLDDDVVVQRDLSPLWKLDMEGKVNGAVQFCRVRLGHLKSYLTNQNYESSTCAWVSGLNVVNLEKWRELDVTGTYQQLLKKMKSTSSDSGRTAALPASLLAFQGLIYGLDDSWVLSGLGHDYTLTRDSIKHAGVLHYNGNMKPWLELGIPKYKKNWKNFLTKDERFMDQCNVNP